The following are from one region of the Penaeus chinensis breed Huanghai No. 1 chromosome 32, ASM1920278v2, whole genome shotgun sequence genome:
- the LOC125042454 gene encoding sphingomyelin phosphodiesterase 5-like, translated as MFVVFGGDINSDNMSPGDSAVQNLALWEEYEDPCRESAGHDKPWTVGTEHRQKLLHHPFMQYPETFRDILLDDVQRRYFLLDADVEV; from the exons ATGTTTGTTGTCTTTGGAGGAGATATAAACAGTGATAATATGTCACCAG GAGATTCAGCTGTTCAAAATCTCGCGCTGTGGGAAGAATATGAAGACCCTTGCAGGGAGTCAGCTGGCCATGATAAGCCGTGGACAGTTGGCACCGAGCACCGGCAGAAGCTCCTTCACCACCCATTCATGCAATATCCCGAAACCTTCAGGGATATTCTTTTGGATGATGTACAGCGCAGATACTTCCTCTTGGATGCTGATGTAgaggtgtaa